The genomic DNA TATGTGTATTGTGGATGAGCATCTTATATTGTATGTATTTGTTTTATGGCCATACAATCCCTTCTTACCTGGGacaaagtaaaatgaaaatacagaAAGACTAACTGTTTCATCTTTGGAAAAATTCAGGCATATGTACGGATAGttaaagggggagagagagacagagatgATTATGAAGCAGTCAAAGGATCCATTTGAAGTTGCATTTGAGGAACAAAAGGAGGAATCACCACCTGGTTCTCCCATTACTGCCCCCGATGGTCTTGAAACTCAAATTAATGTTCAATCTGAATCTGCAGCTGTGCAGTTCCCTGTTTATGCTAGTGTTCAAGAAGATGATGACGACATTGTTAAAAACACCAATGCTGGCCCCTCAAATAGGAAGCCTTTGAAATACAGAGCTGGGGCTACTGCAGCTGCAGCAGTGACCggtaaaaacaaagaagaagatgaggaagaagaagacaacatgGATGTTGACCTTGCGAAGCTTCCATCTACCTCCGACCCTGATAAAATGTCTAAGATGCAGTAATTCCTTGTTCTtgattaatatttcctttttcctgtcgtatttttgaaaaataattgtcaCCGTAGTTAATACTGTTTTACGTGGTCATAATTTCCAATCTGTTAAAGTTTTTTTAGGTTTAAATTTTCCAGATGAACTTTTGTGAATTAAATACTCATCAAGCAGAAATTGTGTGGCACTGTAACTATTGACTTCTTGATGCGTAAGTATAACTTTTTTGGCACTAACCTGTGCTAGGAAAGCTTCCTTCACTGGTCTATAACTGAAGTTTGAATAATAACAAGCCTTGCAAGGCAATGAATTTTTGATGACTACCTAATTACTAAGTATCAACCATTGTTATTTGAACAATGATATTTCGGCCAATTTGATGAATCAAAATATCAGGCCAAATGGGAAAAATGCTCATTCTGCCATTTGCTGTAACAATCATTCTGATTGTTAAAGCAAGGCCAGATGGCATTTTGCCCACTTGGCCCAACATTTTGGCTGTTCAAATCAGCCAAAATATTCTTGtgctttttattttcaatttatttctGAAATAAGTGGAAACTGTacaaggaattcttagatggcATTGAGGAGCTTCAAactagagaagaagaatggcATATAACTGTGAGTAAAATGTtgaatttgttttaagtttcaAGGATAATTCTTGGGAGGGTTTATCAAATTCCCACACTTCTTAACATTTTAGGAGTTCATTgatctgtatatatatttgaaagaaaatgatcATGGATTGATCTTGTtggatattttgaaatacattACTGGGCCCCATCTAACAATTTAAGGTTTTATTACTAGTGGTAAGCttattgtgataataaaattCTGGTTTTAAAGGTCCTTCCTTAAGTTGGTACAGAGGGAGAGACTAGGCAGCAGAGACAGAGAGATCCAGCTGGAGAGAGATGGAGGCATTGTGGCAGTGGAGAAGGGAGATCGTGGTGGCTTTTTGTGCCAGTGATCAACAAGAAAGACTGAGAGGGTGAGATCGGGAGAGAGATATTGAAGGGGAGGTTGGCCGGTGGCGGTGGCCAGTGAGGAAGGGCAGCGACAGTCAAGATAGacggtggggggggggggagggtttTATACTTGACGGGCAAAATTGTCGAAACTGAGTAAAAATTTATCCCACCAAAGTGGGATTAAATTATCCCATGGGGGGAAATAATCTGAGGCTTAAGTTATCTTGCTTTTGATTTACGGTTTAGGGTTGTATTGTTAATTGGCATTAAGAATGGTGTGCTACAAACCCTAACTTAGTTAGGTTGAAGTGCAGCTAATGATgatgatttcttttctattttgttgaATATGTAAATTTACACTTACTCTTGTCCCTtcgaaccattatatatattgataatttCTTTCAGGGCCATTTTATCACGATTCACAGGGGAGCAAATGAGTAGGTATGAATCCTTCCGGAGATCAGGATTTCAGAAAGCAAACATGAAAAGGGTATGCTTTTCACTTTGGCTCTTTTTACCAATTATGTTTCGCATCCAAGTAGGCATGAGCTTATTTTCTGCACTGTGTGTGTTTCAAAAGAACCATATACAGTAGTGCCATGTAGTATAATGCCGACATTGATATTTCATGTGTTGGTTGATGAGACAGAAGGAAGGTGCGAATAAGCTCAAGATATGGAGGGATACTTTAGAATCTAAAGATTTTAAAGTAAGTAGAGTGAAAaccaaatatatggaatgtaaattgaGTAAAAACATAAGTATGGATGAGGTTATGgtaaaattggaagatcaaGTCATTctaagaaaatatcaatttagATATCTTAGATCAATCATCAAAAAAGACGAGGAGAAATGAGGATGCTACCTATAGAATCAAGGCTGtatggttaaaatggaaaagtaCATCTAGTGTTCTATGGATtagtaaaataacaataaaattaaaaggaaaatttataAGATAGCTATAAGACTAACTTTGTTGTATGTATGGCACATAATGTTGGGTAGTAAAGTGTcaatatatgcaaaatatgagtgtaacCGAGATAAAGATGCTAAGCTATGtggttttacaaaaaaatattaaattagaaatgggtttatttgtaataaggtcgGAGTGactcctattgaagataagatgtgatGGTTTGGTCCattgagaagaagaccaatgagGCTCTTGTGAGAAGAATGGATGGAATGAAACAAGTAGTTAGCaaaaagagggaaagaaagaccaagaaaaactagATGGGAGGCACTTAGCGTTGATATTAAGTATATGAGCCTTACAGAATATAAGGTCATGGATGGAATGAATAGAAAGCTTTCATGTAGCTGATCTCACATGGTGGGATAATTGCttgatattttgttgttttggtgaCAAGACATTCACAAAagatgatttttcatctttagcCTTATGCCATCGTGCAATCTCCATAATTAGATGCATTATTTTCGTGTTAAAAACTCCTCCTGGGGTCATGTATTAACTATTTGTTTTGCTTACAAATATGATCCAAGTGCAGTTGTTATCAAGCATTACTGGAAGTGCAAAAATTTCTGTACCAATGACAATTGTGGTCTCAGGGATAGCAAAAATGTTTGTTGGTGAACTTGTTGAAACaggttttcaaatttttctgaGTTTCAATTTTTACATTATGAGCTTAGTTCTTGATTCGAACTGAATGTGCATGCCAAAAATTTAAATGGTCACTCTTATTTTTATCACGTTTGCAGCCAGAATTGTGATGGCGGAGAGAAAGGAGAGTGGGCCTATCAGGCCCTGCCATGTTAGGGAAGCATACAGAAGATTAAAACTTGAAGGCAAGATACCAAAAAGATCTGTTCCAAGGCTCTTTAGGTAGACTGGCCTGGAGGCAAACTTATCAAGGTAATTTCCGTGTTTTTTTTCGCTGACTTTGTGGTACATGGGTTGAGGTCATTTATTTGTTTCAGTCTCTCATATTGGTAGGCTGCATTTTTGCGGGACTGAAGAATTTTTAGAGCATCAGGTTGAAGAAGTTGCTATTGACGATAAAGCCAATCATTTATTTAACACGACTAGTGAAATAATGCAAAAACCTTAACTTCTGCATGATGCATTATCTGAAGTATGAACATTTTGTAAAAGCTATTAAATATACATAATGCAGAACAGTTCcttctgttttttatttttattttgtggggtgggggtggggtgATGGGGGGAAATAAGACAACAGTTTGAAGGATTTTCATAACAATTCGTAAAATTTATGTGCTTTATGAAAGAAATCATTCAGAGATAGTCATTGGTTGGCAACTCCAGCATTTTGCTATATTAAACCAGAGTTGCAATATCatttcttgttgattttctTCTCATTGTTTTAGCAGTAGAATCTTAAAAGAGTTCATACTAATTGCAGACATCCCCAAACAATTTTTACGCTGTGAATATTCAAGTATTGGCATTTtaggtttcttttttttgctcctgaatgtgttttatattttctttattgtaaTTGGTACCGTTGCTACTACTTGCAGATCTTTCGCCAGAGAAAGTTCCAAGAAGAAGATTCAAAACCAGTTTTGGTTGCATGTTAATTTAAGTCATAGCCTGGCATGACCCTCTCTCATTGGTGCTTATGTTGGTGCTCTCTGCATTGTATATAAAGTATCGTTGACAGGCGCGTGGGTTTGCCTTTTGAATCCTATAAAGTATATTTCCTCTTTTTCGCTTTCggttttctctttgaaagtttTGTAAAGTTTGCGGGgcctataaaaaaattattgtgttttagaattaatatatatatatatatatgtatatgggatgATCACATTTGCGTAACTCTGGTACTTATGCTCTCGATTATGTTAGGAGAGAGAAATTGTTAATTGGGCTTTTGGCTCTTAACGTAAGACAAAGATCGAACTCACAACCAATtgaattgatatttaaaaatattgttcATCTAACCGTTTGGTTTATGTCTtaggaattatatatatatgtatatatatttattagtatAAATTAATGTAGTATTTGctaaaatgaatgaaataaggttattaagataatttatttgtaaagtttaagataaattatttagagggagagaagagataaatttattttaaaaatataaaataagaaattatgtatttttttaaaaaaattaataaatataataaacaggaaaaataaaaaaaggataGTTGTCTCTGAAGATTTGAGCGGACTTTTTTATCAATGACGCCGATGCATCTTTCTTGAATTTGAAGGTGGCCGAACCCCCAGAATCGGGTTAGAATGAATAATTTATTCGCTCAGCCAAGGTTTTGTGTCTTTATTAGAAGTCTTGTTTGACGTGAGCTGAGAGATATGAATACATGAAACTATTGTCGAAAGGTGGCCCCTTTTTATGGAATGATGATATTGGAATTTGAAGCATGCTGCACACtcccaccattgaaaattgtcTTTGTAGTCTtgaattattgttgtttttcttttttatttttttacttcttaTGGAAGGATTGGAATGTCAAAGTCTTTTTTTAAGATATTTCTTCTTTATAGAGGTACTTAAGTACAACAAGGAAccaattatacttttatataatttattatttataattttttctatttcgtCTTTACTCATGGATAGAGAACTACTCACGAGAGTTAATATAAGTTTATACTTATGCATGTGGAATCTCTTAAGatctttaatgtatttttgttgactTGTATagattcttttattattttgcctaatttgtaaattatgaaaatatttgaaCTCTCCTatcaatatttatttcaatttctcttGCATTAGTTTAGCAAACTCATCACAAAAGGATTAATTTGAAGCTCTAAATATTATGtcattaatgtaaatttgtaCCAATGACATATCTTTATTATGAgttttaatgaaaaatgtaatatcaattttttctcttttaaaacCTTTCTCCAATAAGAATTTACTTAACCTTTTATATTATGGTCTAGGAGCTTGTTTCAATCCATAtaaaactttaataattttgaaaatatgattgAAGTGAGGATCTTTAGAATTGGAAGGTTGTTTTACATAAACCTTTTCATTTATGAAGTTATTTAAAAAGATgatttttacatccatttgaaaAAGTTTAAAGTTCTTGTAACATGGAAAAGTAAAAAACATTCTAATAACTTCTAGTCTAGCTACAAAGACATAGGTCTCATCATAGTCAAGTTTTTCTTCTTGACTATACCTTTTAGCTACTAACCTTTTTTTGTTCCTAATCACAACTCCATTCTTATCCATCTTGTTCCTAAAGATGTATTTTGTCCCTATTGGATGATCATCTCGTTTAGCCACAAATTGTCAAACTTCATtcatttcaaattgatttagctCTTCTTGTATAGCTAATatccaattttcatcatccatcgctttttgaatatttttgagTTCTATTTGTGATAAGAGTAATATGAACCTacattcatttctaatggatAATCTTGTTCTAACCCCTTTGGGTGGATCACCCATTATTTCATTGTTTTccatctattttcttttctctaggGAATGTGGgttctcttttctctttgtattgcctctatattattttcttaaggaTTGTTTTCTCTTAAGGAAGCATATTCTTTAAGAAGTATGTTGATCTCTTGGTCATCTAAAAAGCAAAACAATGTAGTTACCTCTACTGTTAAAGCTGATATGTTTTAGCTGGTAGTTGCTGTGCA from Diospyros lotus cultivar Yz01 chromosome 4, ASM1463336v1, whole genome shotgun sequence includes the following:
- the LOC127798697 gene encoding transcription initiation factor TFIID subunit 11, coding for MIMKQSKDPFEVAFEEQKEESPPGSPITAPDGLETQINVQSESAAVQFPVYASVQEDDDDIVKNTNAGPSNRKPLKYRAGATAAAAVTGKNKEEDEEEEDNMDVDLAKLPSTSDPDKMSKMQAILSRFTGEQMSRYESFRRSGFQKANMKRLLSSITGSAKISVPMTIVVSGIAKMFVGELVETARIVMAERKESGPIRPCHVREAYRRLKLEGKIPKRSVPRLFR